The genomic window AACAAACAGCAATGCACCAGTCTGAGGCAAATTATTGATTAAAAATCAAAAGTACCATTATGCAGATTAAGTCCACATCAATTGTACAGTGATCTACTGCAGATTTTCCTCATTGAACTTTGCTGGATGGCTGCCAGTTTGACATACCTGATGTTATGCAGTAGCTGGTCACATTATGTGATCACTACGGGTAATAACCTGTAGGCCAAGCCAGATTGCTCTGGCACTATGTGAAACCCCATCAGACCTGACTATTTTCTCCAGCCATTAAGAGGTGCTCCTGACAGGTGAAGGATTCAGCAACCTTTAATCTGAGTAAAGGGtttacctttagggtgccttcacacctaccggatccacagcggatctcacttctgcggattcgaagcgagaaccgctgcggatccggtatcaattcacccctatgatagaacatattcgcagcgggattaacatcacGCTGTGAATATTTGCTTTAGCCCCTCACTGtctgcagccccgccgccgcattagcccatcctcggccgcatccccccatccagCAGCctctatccccggccgcatcctgcagcccaccgCATAGAGTACCTgctcggctgcagtgaggctcccggctccggtcctggtaatgagcgggaccggagcctcactgcagccaccgaGCAGGTACTCTAtactctcggcggcgggctgcaggatgcggcagAGGATGGGCTAATGGGGCTGCGGACagtgaggggttaaagcacattatCACAGCgagatgttaatcccgctgcgaatatgtgctatcataggggtgaatttaccggatccgcagcagttctcgcttcgaatccgcagaagtgagatccgctatggatcaggtaggtgtgaaggcacccttaggctgcattcagatttatctgccagatttttgaagccaggaacagactataaacagaatatGTCatgagactgagatttctcctctttcacatCCAAATCTGTGTTAGGCACACTTAGAAGACCAGATCATGTATTACTTGGTAATTACTCGACGTGGCTAGCTATTACTTGACCTGCATTACATAGTGTGCCTGATAGTTGAGCAATGCAGTCTCCTACTTCTAGGAGGATTTAGAATAAAAAGCCACTTTCTTCTGGAGAtaccacttgtctccagttcaggttttggTTTactattaagctccattcacttcagtggaactgactTCAAGAATCCCACCTAACCTGGAGACTAAGAGTGGTGCTGACTCTGGAAGCcagtggccattttttgtagcgctggatacccctttaaaccactaGTGCACATTAACTAATAAGTCCTATGCCAGCTCATCGCTGTACATAAAGTTGCGCCATTTGAATTGACGTACTTCAGATTTGCCAAATGTTTTGGCCAATATCCTTTACACCTCAAGTGAAGTAAACATATATAATGCAATCAGATGCAAATGTGCCGATCCCTCGCCTAGTTCTCATTACCCTTATGGTGTTTTCACACAgaattgatttttttcttttaaagctaGGAACAGACAAAAAAAGTCAGCTAAATCTGTGTAACCACCATTAGAGCTCAAGACCCATTAAAGATATGTAGAGGACCTACACCATTTGGAGCCACGATTAGTATCAAGTCTCAACACGCATAAGTATAACAGTGAAGACTAACAGTGAAGACCAAACATGTTTTTGAAATTGTTGTTTTATTCAGGCATTTACAGTGGGCACTGGACATTTCCTTTGTCTTCTATACAAGCAGATACCAAGAAGAGACACCATCAACACAAAGCCGGCAGCACCTGCTccttgtagccaagccagggccagATCAGAACCAAGAGGACCTGTGTATAAAAGGGCAGACTTAATATTCAAGAATAAACCCAACATGCAAACATTGTAATGTGGTTTATTATACATTTTAACAATAAGCAACCCAATTGCCTTCAGAAGCCAGTTTCACTAGCACCTTCAATAGGGATTCCGGAGGGGAGGCCAACTGTACAAGACCGTTATCAGTACCTCACGTCTTGGTCAGGAGACTCCAAAAATATGCATATGCAAGATGTCAAGGAGTTGAGCAGATCTTACTGGATTCAGTAAATCTTTGGTCAGATTCACATGTCGCGTATGTGGTCCATGCTAAGTCATTAACCATttcacagcatcataatgaatggaaCGGTGTATGGACTGCTATGGAACGTGTGAACCTGGAGGTATTCTATTTGACCTTCAGCTTAATCTTGAAAGTGTTATGATTTCCTGATAACAATCTGGTAGACTGTTTAGAGTCCTCCCATATCTGCAAGGAATCAGAACAGTACTAAAGCAATGGCCAGTAGGCCAAGTTTTGGTTTAGGTGATACTGTAGACTCAATTCTGACCAAAAACTAGAGACTTCTGTAATAtaattttaaaattatatatatatatatatacatatacacacacactgagtctGCTGAGcaccttaccttcctcctcatggAAAACCTTGTATGTTTCAATCTCTTTAGAATAAAATATAACAGGTCCATGAGAAGAGACCATGGCAAGAGCATCTTCTGGTTCCAACAGTTCAGCTGTTCTCTCTGCAGGACAAAGTCAAACATCTTGTAGGCTTTTATTTTGGGGAATAAGGTTCCCAAAAAAGGTATATTGCAGGAGAATACTCAAGAAAGTAGTCAAAAAGGTTAAGACAAGATTAAGCATTTTACTGATACATACTTTGCCTTTGGGGACAGTTCACAGCACAGGACTCTGTGGCAGATGGGACACATACAGAAGCGCTGCAGTGGAGAAACACCTGTAGGACAATACAAGTCATTGGACACCAGAAGTTGAGTTGTGTTTGTTACTATTAAGTGTTATATGGAACATTACCAATCCTTTAAGAGCGGTCTGGGTGGCAGAATCCACAAAGGTGAAGGCGCTAACAATGAAGCGCTTGTAGTGTGTTGGGAAAAGCATGTTCTGTGAGGAAGGTCCAACAGGAGCCAGCTGGGTGAGGTAAGAGTCTCCATCAAAAGGGCAGCTGGAAAGGGAACACAGAATGATGTTACACCATGGCAGCCCCAAGAGCATCTACTATTCATGGTCCATTCAGTCCTCACCTGTTGACCAGGATGGGCCATTGTGGAGCCTCAGTAGGCACAGGAGAATTGGTGGCCCAACAGTTGTTCAAGACCAGAATCAGGCTGGGGTCAGTCCTCTGCAGAATCCGGACTTCAGCATGTACAGGATCTCTTAGTATTCTCTCAATAGGATAATCCTGGTCAGCATAGTATGAGGCATACCGCTCATCTGCAAGACATACACATCAGTTTCTATACCCATGTAATAGAACTGACCAAGAGGAATTATATGCATATACTACATATGATCTAGATGCCAAGGCCACAACAAGTGCAAGTGTTGGCCAATAGTCAAATTTGTCATCACAGTAGTTGCTTAAGGAAACTTCTACAGTAAGGTCTATTAGCTAGACTAGTTGCATTTTGTACCAATATCCATTGATTGATCTGTAGCCATTAACTGCAAGGCATCTTCAACCTTTTAAGCTATAACCTTTAGATTTGCCCAGAAAGTATTAGTGTAATTTTACCATCCTAGCCACTGTTAGACACATCCAGTATGAAACAGCCACTGGACAACTTTGCCCAAGAAAAATTCTAATGGCACCAGCTACTTGCCAGTCTGACAAGTTACCTTGAGCTATTCTCATCTCCAGGAGCAGAGGTCCAGATGTAGATACAGGAAGAGGTGGAGGAAGGGTCAGAACCTCAACTTGTAGGGGGGCAGCTCCAATCTGGGTAAAGGTGCAGCGTACAGTCACCCTGTAGTAAAAGAAACCTTAGTAATCTGATCACAAGTAGTGTCTCCATCAGTCTGGATTACTCCTTACCTTATTGTACTGTCTCTAGTGATTGATCCCGTCTGCCAGGTCCTTACGGTTTTGGTTGCCTCAAGATTGCGTTCATACACCATGGATGTGCCATCCACCTGTGAAACAGTGTAAATGGTTAAGTTTAGGAGCATGCGATATGTCCTGGTATCAACTGCAGCCTGGACCTGGGTTTGACTGTACTTTCTGCTCACCTGTTTGGGACCCCCACAGGACAGGGGGAACTGGTACCCAATAAATGATGCAGTTGCTGCTACTCTCAGGTTGGGGCACGAGCTGGAATCCACATCCACTATCCGTACAGAGTCCAAGATCAGGGATGGTACagtcaggtctttggagatggcaACCACCATGTTGTTATCAACAGAGCAATAGGCAGTCACTGTATGAGGAAGACAATTTTACAGCGTCTGGCCATAAAAATCCCATGTAAGGTTCATTCAGATCCAAGAATACAGGTTGCCTCATCTTCAAATAGTAATACACAAAAAGTTGGCAATATGTTGCAAGACAATGCAGGCTATTTAGCTAGGCTCCATAAAGCCCAGTAAGGTGTATAGTACATGAATTGGGACCAAAAGGCCCATAGACTAGTTTATATCAGTGGTTAGAGCAAAATCTTACATTTCTTCCCATAGAAGCAACGCGGCACATCGGACTGAGAGAAGCAACATCCACGGCCTTCACACAGCtctctggatacagagtcattggCACATGGCAGGCGGTCACTTGGCTGGACTGAGGCACAGTCACTTGCACTAGGAGCATCCATAGCTGGAGAGGAGAAATTGGTGGTAAAGATTTTACATAAGACCCCAGTAGTATTACAACTCATGAATACAGGTCACTAGGGCATAGAGGTTGGATAGATGTCGGTCTTCAACCACATCAAGTTAGGAGGTAGAAATCCCCCACTAAACCATCTATAATGAGCAACCATAACCCAGTCTTACCTGGAAGAGCAGAAAGAATGGGGCACATAAGGTCCTTCTTGTGATATTGTCTCTTCCCATCACGAGCACCTTCTTCCAGAGCGACAGTCACCACGTAGTTTCCATTCTGCAACAAGAACTCCCAATATTCTAGAGGTTTTACGTACCCTCTGGCATAGGTGATGTGGAGTGAAGAGTCTATGTACTATTCTAAGCAACCTCTATATTAGTGATGCCAGGTTATATTGGATGTTGCCCTGTACAACAGCACCTGCTCCTTATACATGCCATGTTGATTACATCCTTCCATACACTGCATCGTCACCATATGCCACCAAATAAAAGCCCTACAAATATATTTACTAACAGGAATGTAGTATTATAATTGGATGGATACACATGATCCCTCCCCACCCTGTGTGGGTGAGATGTTCCTGATGTGACCACCCATACTTTTATTCCATCAGTCTGCAGATCCCACTCTTGACTTACCTCCTCACGCACATAACAGCCATCAAAGGCAGAACCGACCACCAATGAGCCATCAGGTTTCTGTCCAATCCAGGTTCCACAAGAGGAGTCATTGTAAAGATAGTGAGTACTTCCATTCTTGCCTACAACCATGACAGATGGTCAGTCTGGAGGAGTCTAGAGGTAATGGTCTTACAGTAGCCATGAATGAATAGTATGCAAAGTGAGGACAACATATCGGTGCACTGCTTAGTGTTCTACCAGTATTGACTTCCATAACTTTAGAAGCAAGTCAGCATCTTTGGACCCTTTAACACAGGTAGATGGGGCAAATGAGTGTTCCAAGGAATACTCAATACCAATAGTTGGCCCCTGTACATGGCAACAGCCAGTGAGCAGCCAAACATTTGGTCATTGGCTGCACATGTTCAGCAAAGTGTGGCATGGATAGATGTAGCTGCTCCCAAGGTATGTTAAGCAAGTCCTAGACAGCCTGACCACCTAGTATAAGCTTTATCTTGCCACATAAAACAGCTACTTTGTGGTAGCAGTGAGCATGCTCACTTGGCATTTCAATAACaatggctgaggaagttggatgcagccctagggagtgctgaaaaacatggatacaatgtaTTGCTGTATGCATAGTCTCCTGGAGTCCCTAGTGCTGCATTCAACTTTATcagccattggtattcaaatCCCAAGGGAGCATGCTCTTCTTTACTATGGAGATTATGGAAACCAGTCATTCATGCAACGTGACCCACAAACCATTGGGGCAGTCCACTGAAACTAGAGGGGCAACTCCTTTTActaggaatctgtcagctactaTCCATGAAAGGAACTACAGACATTGGTTTAGTACCATGGCATATGAAGTTAGtgtcagccaaaaaaaaaaatatcacaagtTTCCTGGAGGTTGAATAAGCCTCTTGAGTGCCACAGCACCCTCACATCCCACTCAATGCTATTCATTCAGGTCAGATCTGGACTTATACCCATCTCAAGGCTTGCTGAGAGTTACCACTGGGCATAAGCTTGAGCACTACTGCCCTAAGTTAATAATACTGTAGGTCCCCTAACTAAGACAAAGATAAACCAGTAATTTGTATAGCTTAACACAGAACATTTCCCTCCAAGAGTTTTTAGACATCACATCAAGACAACACATTCCAGCTCTTACCTATAATGGTCAATGCAATGACTACATCCTCCAGCAAATACGGAAGAGAGAACTCCATAGCATCATCTCCACAATGCAGATGGGAAGGATCATCCCAATAATCCTGTACTGCACACACTACAGACCCCAGCCCATAGACCCAAAGCACCAGCACAACCCCCACACCTACTCCAAACAAGCCCATCCTGCCAGCAGCCACCTATACCCCAGTCTGCCATAGCCCCCAGCTTTATACCTTGTGAGTGATCCCAGAGCCGCTGTGTGATAGGACGGGGGATAAAGTAACGTCAGGTGTGAGGTGGATGAGGATCACTAGTGGCTTCTAGCAGCAATCAGCATTAACactttagggtgcgtgcacactacgaaattcccacgtataacccgcggcgCATTCCGTCGCTCGGACCGGCACGAGGCggcgtgcatctccgcccgtgccatagacactattctatgcacgggtggattccgcattccattgagagaattgacatgtcacttctttcagcagaatacggaatccgcccctgcatagaatagtgtctatggcacgggcggagatgcgcgccgccgcgtgcgggtacgAGCAATGGAATACGTCGCGAGTCATACGCAGggtttctgtagtgtgcacgcaccctttcGGCAGGATGCGGAATCCG from Dendropsophus ebraccatus isolate aDenEbr1 chromosome 1, aDenEbr1.pat, whole genome shotgun sequence includes these protein-coding regions:
- the LOC138772928 gene encoding zona pellucida sperm-binding protein 4-like; the encoded protein is MGLFGVGVGVVLVLWVYGLGSVVCAVQDYWDDPSHLHCGDDAMEFSLPYLLEDVVIALTIIGKNGSTHYLYNDSSCGTWIGQKPDGSLVVGSAFDGCYVREENGNYVVTVALEEGARDGKRQYHKKDLMCPILSALPAMDAPSASDCASVQPSDRLPCANDSVSRELCEGRGCCFSQSDVPRCFYGKKLTAYCSVDNNMVVAISKDLTVPSLILDSVRIVDVDSSSCPNLRVAATASFIGYQFPLSCGGPKQVDGTSMVYERNLEATKTVRTWQTGSITRDSTIRVTVRCTFTQIGAAPLQVEVLTLPPPLPVSTSGPLLLEMRIAQDERYASYYADQDYPIERILRDPVHAEVRILQRTDPSLILVLNNCWATNSPVPTEAPQWPILVNSCPFDGDSYLTQLAPVGPSSQNMLFPTHYKRFIVSAFTFVDSATQTALKGLVFLHCSASVCVPSATESCAVNCPQRQKRTAELLEPEDALAMVSSHGPVIFYSKEIETYKVFHEEEGPLGSDLALAWLQGAGAAGFVLMVSLLGICLYRRQRKCPVPTVNA